From Seriola aureovittata isolate HTS-2021-v1 ecotype China chromosome 16, ASM2101889v1, whole genome shotgun sequence, one genomic window encodes:
- the LOC130184352 gene encoding gastrula zinc finger protein XlCGF57.1-like isoform X2, with protein MKHVEKHSKEAECLCGLCGEYLESSDGLKLHLQTHRDSSRTCDVCGKKFPSIRAQETHLRLHTGEKPFNCHVCGKGFNQKGNMVTHMRIHTAEKPFRCTVCRKDFSHAGSLERHMKAHDGQMPFSCKVCRKGFAKSTELRRHIRSHESTDQPAVRSRRRKPSLTPSHCCKVCGNAFHNKGNFVRHAETHLNDPEYCCGVCGEQSESSESLQIHIQSHRETSRICDICGISFRDMEIHMRTHTGQKPFRCKDCGKDFPRKGSLERHMKLHAGERPYICEFCGKTFIENTVLKRHIKSHTGGKPRIYSCDVCGKKFTMSQHLDVHKRIHTGEKPYTCRVCGKNFRQIGNLDSHMRIHTGEKPFICSLCGKRFRQKISLETHERFHKKEKPFSCQLCNKGFVQKIDLKRHMLTHTGEKPYSCRVCGKSYQEKRSVDSHMKVHTGERAAKDSAVTPNMKRQEGVHTDFIQL; from the coding sequence ATGAAACATGTAGAGAAACACTCAAAGGAGGCAGAGTGTCTGTGCGGTCTGTGCGGTGAATATTTGGAGTCCAGTGATGGTCTGAAGCTTCACCTTCAAACTCACCGCGACAGCAGCAGGACCTGCGACGTCTGCGGCAAGAAGTTCCCCTCAATCCGAGCTCAGGAGACGCACCTGAGGCTGCACACTGGAGAGAAACCCTTCAACTGCCATGTCTGTGGAAAAGGCTTCAACCAGAAGGGCAACATGGTGACGCACATGAGGATCCACACGGCAGAGAAGCCGTTCAGGTGCACCGTCTGCCGGAAAGACTTCAGCCACGCTGGCTCTCTGGAGCGACACATGAAGGCCCACGATGGACAGATGCCGTTCAGCTGCAAAGTCTGCAGGAAAGGTTTTGCAAAGAGCACCGAGCTGAGGCGACACATTCGGAGCCACGAGTCCACTGACCAGCCTGCCGTCAGGAGCAGACGCAGGAAACCGAGTCTGACTCCCTCCCACTGCTGCAAGGTATGTGGGAACGCCTTTCACAATAAAGGGAACTTTGTGCGGCACGCTGAGACTCATTTAAACGATCCTGAATATTGCTGTGGCGTCTGTGGAGAGCAGTCAGAGTCCTCAGAGAGTCTGCAGATCCACATCCAGAGCCACCGAGAAACCAGCAGGATCTGCGACATCTGCGGCATCAGCTTCAGGGACATGGAGAtccacatgaggacacacactgGCCAGAAACCCTTCAGGTGCAAAGACTGCGGTAAGGACTTCCCGAGAAAAGGGTCTCTGGAGCGACACATGAAGCTGCATGCCGGCGAGAGGCCGTACATCTGCGAGTTCTGCGGGAAGACTTTCATTGAAAATACCGTCCTGAAGAGACACATCAAGAGCCACACAGGTGGGAAGCCGAGGATTTACTCCTGCGATGTCTGTGGCAAAAAGTTCACCATGAGCCAGCATCTGGATGTGCACAAAAGGATCCACACTGGGGAGAAACCGTACACCTGCAGGGTCTGCGGGAAGAACTTCCGCCAGATCGGCAACCTGGACTCCCACATGAGGATCCACACGGGTGAGAAGCCGTTCATCTGCAGCCTCTGTGGGAAGAGGTTTCGCCAGAAGATCTCACTGGAGACACATGAGAGGTTCCACAAGAAGGAGAAACCATTCAGCTGCCAGCTCTGCAACAAAGGCTTTGTCCAGAAGATCGACCTGAAGAGACACATGCTGACTCACACCGGGGAGAAACCCTACAGCTGCCGGGTCTGCGGGAAGAGCTACCAGGAGAAGCGCTCGGTGGACTCGCACATGAAGGTCCACACGGGAGAACGAGCCGCCAAAGACTCAGCTGTGACACCGAACATGAAACGACAGGAAGGAGTTCACACTGACTTCATCCAGCTGTGA
- the LOC130184353 gene encoding zinc finger protein 260-like — MFLHFYQSASVKRLCLRLPPPVQQSSLFAVVASLSSERTVVDAELGVSVYLPAASLCSLEAQVAQKRGKMCAVQLLRVSVHERMSAAAEDFLLQVEKREEPAEVPALRALLTERLTAAAEEIVGLFEETVAEYEDRVERSEREICRQRRLLDAVLKPEVKLHRAACPADVHQLLIRTEELPPEQQEWISSLDQEDQDDPEAPHIKEEQEELWTSQEGEQLQGPEEADITKFTFTPVPVKCEDDDDEEKAQSSQLHQSQTEENREAEPPASSSTEHMETEADGEDGGGPGPDRNSDPDRHLQPVSEDNSLESTETDDSDCDWTQSNEAQSGVEVVKSSEAETDIGSLMKDRPFPCSYCGKRFSLKGNLNRHIRDHTGERPFPCTGCDKSFKDSGSLTAHMRCHTGEQPYSCLFCGKNFSGRGNMTRHMRIHTGEKPFTCSVCNKSFHVKEHLNRHMKYHTGEKPFSCSVCGKGCAQKTDLKKHMRVHTGEKPFSCPFCGKCCAEKGDLTKHMRVHTGEKPFSCNVCGKSCAQKGSLKIHMRIHTGEKPFSCSVCGKCFTVTGHLKRHMKLHTADGQVTKSPDTLSGKEKDGVDSVEPSNTS, encoded by the exons ATGTTCCTCCACTTCTACCAGTCAGCCTCAGTCAAACGTCTGTGTTTacgtcttcctcctccagtccagcagagcTCGCTGTTCGCTGTCGTCGCTTCGCTCTCCTCTGAGCGAACTGTCGTCGACGCGGAACTCGGTGTCTCTGTTTACCTCCCCGCTGCCTCTCTTTGTTCGCTGGAAGCTCAAGTTGCGCAGAAAAGGGGTAAAATGTGCGCTGTGCAGCTGCTGCGGGTGTCGGTCCATGAGCGGATGAGCGCTGCCGCTGAAGACTTTCTCCTACAggtggagaaaagagaagaaccGGCTGAAGTCCCGGCGCTGAGAGCGCTGCTCACCGAGCGGCTAACGGCGGCGGCGGAGGAGATCGTCGGTCTGTTTGAGGAAACCGTGGCGGAGTACGAAGACAGAGTGGAGCGGTCGGAGCGAGAGATCTGCCGCCAGAGGAGGCTGCTCGATGCTGTGCTGAAGCCCGAAGTCAAACTGCACAGAGCAG catGTCCTGCAGACGTCCATCAGCTTCTGATCAGGACCGAGGAGCTTCCCCCTGAGCAGCAGGAGTGGATctccagtctggaccaggaggaccaggacGACCCAGAGGCCCCTCACattaaagaggaacaggaggaactctggaccagtcaggagggagagcagcttcaAGGACCGGAGGAGGCTGATATCACCAAGTTCACATTCACTCCTGTTCCTGTGAagtgtgaagatgatgatgatgaagagaaagCTCAGTCCTCACAGCTTCATCAGAGTCAgactgaggagaacagagaggcagagcctCCAGCCAGCAGCTCAACTGAACACATGGAGACAGAGGCTGATGGAGAGGACGGTggaggaccaggaccagacagGAACTCAGATCCAGACAGACATTTACAACCTGTTAGTGAAGACAATTCTCTAGAATCTACTGAGACTGATGACAGTGATTGTGATTGGACACAATCCAATGAAGCTCAGTCAGGTGTAGAGGTGGTTAAAAGCAGTGAAGCTGAGACTGATATTGGATCTTTGATGAAGGACAGACCGTTTCCTTGCTCCTATTGTGGTAAAAGATTTAGTCTTAAGGGGAACTTGAACAGACACATCAGAGACCACACGGGAGAGAGACCATTTCCCTGCACAGGTTGTGATAAATCATTTAAAGACAGTGGGTCGTTAACGGCACACATGAGATGTCACACTGGAGAGCAACCTTACAGCTGCTTATTCTGTGGGAAGAATTTCAGCGGGAGGGGAAACATGACCAGACACATGAGAatccacacaggagagaagccATTTACCTGCTCAGTGTGCAATAAAAGTTTTCATGTTAAAGAACACCTCAACAGACACATGAAGTACCACACAGGGGAGAAACCCTtcagctgctctgtctgtggtAAAGGTTGTGCTCAGAAAACAGACCTGAAGAAACACATGAGAGTCCACACGGGAGAGAAACCGTTTAGTTGTCCATTCTGCGGAAAGTGCTGTGCCGAGAAAGGAGACTTGACCAAACACATGAGAGtgcacacaggagagaaaccattcaGCTGCAACGTCTGCGGCAAAAGTTGTGCCCAAAAGGGCAGCCTGAAGATTCACATGAGAatccacacaggagagaaaccattcaGCTGCTCCGTCTGTGGCAAATGTTTTACTGTTACGGGACATCTAAAGAGACATATGAAGCTGCACACAGCAGATGGTCAGGTGACCAAGTCTCCAGACACTTTATCAGGCAAAGAGAAGGATGGCGTTGACAGCGTGGAACCGTCGAACACATCGTGA
- the LOC130184352 gene encoding gastrula zinc finger protein XlCGF57.1-like isoform X1 — protein MSKKRSKSTETRSLRAVIDQRLAAAADHIFWLLKERGQAELEQLRELVTERISAAVEEIFTAFRATRTIDREPEGPGDSPRPEPGADRTELCLSVGVRSLTDGKHLKPDTRLKEPLPGTSSRPETISEPDHQPASPDDPDGEEEEDDEEATTHCCRVCGKSFDRKGFLMKHVEKHSKEAECLCGLCGEYLESSDGLKLHLQTHRDSSRTCDVCGKKFPSIRAQETHLRLHTGEKPFNCHVCGKGFNQKGNMVTHMRIHTAEKPFRCTVCRKDFSHAGSLERHMKAHDGQMPFSCKVCRKGFAKSTELRRHIRSHESTDQPAVRSRRRKPSLTPSHCCKVCGNAFHNKGNFVRHAETHLNDPEYCCGVCGEQSESSESLQIHIQSHRETSRICDICGISFRDMEIHMRTHTGQKPFRCKDCGKDFPRKGSLERHMKLHAGERPYICEFCGKTFIENTVLKRHIKSHTGGKPRIYSCDVCGKKFTMSQHLDVHKRIHTGEKPYTCRVCGKNFRQIGNLDSHMRIHTGEKPFICSLCGKRFRQKISLETHERFHKKEKPFSCQLCNKGFVQKIDLKRHMLTHTGEKPYSCRVCGKSYQEKRSVDSHMKVHTGERAAKDSAVTPNMKRQEGVHTDFIQL, from the exons ATGTCCAAAAAACGGTCCAAAAGCACCGAGACCCGGAGCCTGAGAGCCGTAATCGACCAGCGGCTGGCGGCGGCCGCGGACCACATCTTCTGGCTGCTGAAGGAGCGCGGACAGGCGGAGCTAGAGCAGCTGAGGGAGCTGGTCACGGAGCGGATCTCCGCGGCCGTGGAGGAGATCTTCACCGCGTTCAGAGCCACCAGGACGATCGACAGAGAACCAGAGGGGCCCGGGGACAGTCCGAGACCAGAACCCGGAGCAGACAGGACAG AGTTGTGCCTGTCGGTCGGTGTCCGAAGTCTCACTGATGGAAAACACCTGAAGCCGGACACCCGACTGAAGGAGCCTCTACCTGGTACGTCCTCCAGACCAGAGACCATCTCTGAACCAGACCACCAACCAGCCTCTCCAGATGATCCTGatggtgaggaggaagaagacgaCGAAGAGGCGACAACTCactgctgcagagtgtgtgGGAAATCCTTCGACAGGAAAGGCTTTTTGATGAAACATGTAGAGAAACACTCAAAGGAGGCAGAGTGTCTGTGCGGTCTGTGCGGTGAATATTTGGAGTCCAGTGATGGTCTGAAGCTTCACCTTCAAACTCACCGCGACAGCAGCAGGACCTGCGACGTCTGCGGCAAGAAGTTCCCCTCAATCCGAGCTCAGGAGACGCACCTGAGGCTGCACACTGGAGAGAAACCCTTCAACTGCCATGTCTGTGGAAAAGGCTTCAACCAGAAGGGCAACATGGTGACGCACATGAGGATCCACACGGCAGAGAAGCCGTTCAGGTGCACCGTCTGCCGGAAAGACTTCAGCCACGCTGGCTCTCTGGAGCGACACATGAAGGCCCACGATGGACAGATGCCGTTCAGCTGCAAAGTCTGCAGGAAAGGTTTTGCAAAGAGCACCGAGCTGAGGCGACACATTCGGAGCCACGAGTCCACTGACCAGCCTGCCGTCAGGAGCAGACGCAGGAAACCGAGTCTGACTCCCTCCCACTGCTGCAAGGTATGTGGGAACGCCTTTCACAATAAAGGGAACTTTGTGCGGCACGCTGAGACTCATTTAAACGATCCTGAATATTGCTGTGGCGTCTGTGGAGAGCAGTCAGAGTCCTCAGAGAGTCTGCAGATCCACATCCAGAGCCACCGAGAAACCAGCAGGATCTGCGACATCTGCGGCATCAGCTTCAGGGACATGGAGAtccacatgaggacacacactgGCCAGAAACCCTTCAGGTGCAAAGACTGCGGTAAGGACTTCCCGAGAAAAGGGTCTCTGGAGCGACACATGAAGCTGCATGCCGGCGAGAGGCCGTACATCTGCGAGTTCTGCGGGAAGACTTTCATTGAAAATACCGTCCTGAAGAGACACATCAAGAGCCACACAGGTGGGAAGCCGAGGATTTACTCCTGCGATGTCTGTGGCAAAAAGTTCACCATGAGCCAGCATCTGGATGTGCACAAAAGGATCCACACTGGGGAGAAACCGTACACCTGCAGGGTCTGCGGGAAGAACTTCCGCCAGATCGGCAACCTGGACTCCCACATGAGGATCCACACGGGTGAGAAGCCGTTCATCTGCAGCCTCTGTGGGAAGAGGTTTCGCCAGAAGATCTCACTGGAGACACATGAGAGGTTCCACAAGAAGGAGAAACCATTCAGCTGCCAGCTCTGCAACAAAGGCTTTGTCCAGAAGATCGACCTGAAGAGACACATGCTGACTCACACCGGGGAGAAACCCTACAGCTGCCGGGTCTGCGGGAAGAGCTACCAGGAGAAGCGCTCGGTGGACTCGCACATGAAGGTCCACACGGGAGAACGAGCCGCCAAAGACTCAGCTGTGACACCGAACATGAAACGACAGGAAGGAGTTCACACTGACTTCATCCAGCTGTGA
- the LOC130184375 gene encoding RNA/RNP complex-1-interacting phosphatase-like, translated as MPSYEKKKKKKKKKNSVPERWLDYVPIGQRIPGTRFITFKVPLKPSLNCQVPASESFGLWDLLDCLESQNQELGLIIDLTFTTKYYRLTDVPQSWSYIKILTKGHQVPSDAAILSFKRAVRQFLKENQDNDKLIGVHCTHGLNRTGYLVCRYLIDVDGMDPLKAVELFNSCRGHCIERQNYLKDLQRGTKRSNSSIEEPEEEAAKGLAVERPPQTASAGGERQPSGDDPSEESQPADEKQQPGNSRRRRSRHRCRADQRPPKGGPLPTTPLLPTPPLLPTPPLLPTPPLLPKPPLLPTPPPLSYVWRPPHHPPDPSLPSVQLESAAGNSQRRRTNFN; from the coding sequence ATGCCTTCttatgaaaagaagaagaagaagaagaagaagaagaacagtgTACCTGAGAGATGGTTGGACTACGTTCCTATAGGACAGAGGATACCAGGGACTCGGTTCATCACCTTCAAGGTGCCTTTGAAACCGTCTCTGAACTGCCAGGTCCCAGCATCAGAATCCTTCGGTCTCTGGGACCTGCTGGACTGTCTTGAGAGTCAGAACCAGGAGCTGGGTCTGATCATCGACCTCACCTTCACCACAAAGTACTACAGACTGACCGACGTCCCACAGTCCTGGTCTTACATCAAGATCCTCACTAAGGGTCACCAGGTTCCCTCTGACGCAGCCATCCTGAGCTTCAAACGGGCAGTGAGACAGTTCCTGAAGGAGAACCAGGACAATGACAAGCTGATTGGAGTCCACTGCACCCATGGCCTGAACCGCACCGGGTACCTGGTCTGCCGATATCTCATAGACGTGGATGGGATGGATCCTCTGAAAGCGGTGGAGCTCTTTAACTCCTGCAGAGGTCATTGCATCGAGAGGCAAAACTACCTCAAAGATCTGCAGCGAGGTACCAAGAGGAGCAACAGCAGCATCGAAGagccagaggaggaggcggcCAAAGGGCTAGCCGTGGAGAGGCCGCCACAGACCGCATCAGCTGGAGGGGAGAGACAACCATCTGGTGATGACCCTTCAGAGGAGAGTCAACCAGCTGATGAGAAGCAACAGCCCGGTAACAGCCGTCGCCGTAGAAGTCGGCACAGATGTAGAGCAGACCAGAGACCTCCAAAGGGTGGCCCCCTCCCCACAACCCCCTTACTCCCCACACCCCCTTTACTCCCCACACCCCCTTTACTCCCCACACCCCCTTTACTCCCCAAACCCCCTTTActcccaacccccccccctctttcctATGTCTGGAGACCCCCCCATCACCCTCCAGACCCGTCCCTTCCCTCGGTACAGCTCGagtcagcagcaggaaacagtcAACGGAGACGAACAAACTTTAACTGA
- the dnai2b gene encoding dynein axonemal intermediate chain 2 has translation MEIVHVYTKLREEFGRQAIFSDRPAELLVDVLPDPSLGLQFIEKTPRDQALQACLDMSEHQVNTERFESDSCGINHVEGGWPKDVNPQEMEQTIRFRKKVEKDESYINSTLHLGSVMEHCNRQNNAVDIYQVYFEDEEEVEESLEPPSAKTINVFRDPNEVKRTVTGLSWHPDSGRKLAAAYSCLEFQKTSKDMSLDSYIWDVENPNRPEMTLKPASPLVCLDYNPKDSHTLVGGSYNGQIAYWDTRRGSQPVEFSSVEQSHRDPVYKIIWLQSKTGTDAFSASTDGQVLWWDVRKLSEPTERLVLDLGREGNLDRALGAISLEFEATMPTKFMVGTEQGVVVSCNRKAKTPAEKIVCTYDGHHGPVYALQRNPFFPKNFLTVGDWTARIWSEDIKESSIMWTKYQMSYLMDACWSPVRPSVFFTVKMDGVLDVWDILFKQNDPTLSLKVCDEALYSLRVQDNGRLVACGSQQGGATLLEICSGLSTLQKNEKSLLAAMFERETKREKILEARQREIRLKERSRSEQSREEEGGREEGEESPDQLIVRAENDFYSVVETELRKRREREDEANREKGVCEEKEVKNEVEASETSQ, from the exons ATGGAGATTGTCCACGTTTACACGAAGCTCCGCGAAGAGTTTGGCCGCCAGGCTATATTCTCTGACCGGCCTGCTGAGCTGCTGGTGGACGTCCTCCCGGACCCGAGTCTGGGTCTGCAGTTCATCGAGAAAACCCCCAGAGACCAGGCGTTGCAGGCCTGCCTAGACATGTCCGAACACCAG GTGAACACGGAGCGATTCGAGTCGGACAGCTGTGGGATAAACCACGTGGAGGGGGGTTGGCCCAAAGACGTCAACCCCCAGGAGATGGAACAAACCATCCGCTTCAGGAAGAAGGTGGAGAAAGACGAGAGCTACATCAACAGCACCTTGCATCTGGGCAGC GTCATGGAGCACTGCAACAGACAGAACAACGCCGTGGACATCTACCAGGTGTACTttgaggacgaggaggaggtcGAGGAAAGTCTGGAGCCGCCATCTGCCAAGACCATCAATGTCTTCAG AGATCCTAACGAAGTGAAACGTACCGTCACCGGTCTGTCTTGGCATCCTGACAGCGGCAGGAAGCTGGCAGCCGCCTACTCCTGCCTCGAGTTCCAGAAAACCTCCAAAGACATGAGCCTGGACTCCTACATCTGGGACGTTG aGAATCCGAACAGACCAGAGATGACTCTGAAGCCGGCGTCGCCGCTCGTCTGTCTGGACTATAATCCCAAAGACTCACACACTCTGGTGGGAGGCAGCTACAACGGGCAGATCG caTACTGGGACACCCGGAGAGGCAGCCAGCCGGTGGAGTTTTCCTCTGTGGAGCAGAGTCACAGAGACCCAGTCTACAAGATCATCTGGCTGCAGTCCAAGACCGGGACAGATGCATTCTCTGCCTCCACCGATGGACAA GTTCTGTGGTGGGATGTTCGCAAGTTGAGCGAGCCCACAGAGCGTCTGGTTCTGGACCTGGGCAGGGAGGGGAACCTGGATCGAGCTTTAGGAGCCATCTCTCTGGAGTTTGAGGCCACCATG CCGACGAAATTCATGGTGGGGACGGAGCAGGGCGTGGTTGTCTCCTGTAACAGGAAGGCAAAGACTCCAGCCGAGAAGATTGTTTGTACATACGACGGTCACCACGGGCCCGTCTACGCCCTGCAGAGGAACCCCTTCTTCCCCAAAAACTTCCTCACTGTGGGGGACTGGACTGCCCGCATCTGGTCTGAGGACATCAAGGAATCGTCCATCATGTGGACCAA aTATCAGATGTCGTATCTGATGGACGCCTGCTGGAGTCCAGTCAGACCCTCTGTCTTCTTCACTGTAAAGATGGATGGCGTGTTGGACGTCTGGGACATCCTGTTCAAACAGAATGACCCCACGCTCAGTCTCAAG GTGTGTGATGAGGCTCTGTACAGCCTTCGTGTTCAGGATAACGGGCGTTTGGTGGCATGCGGCTCTCAGCAGGGCGGAGCCACGCTGCTGGAAATTTGCTCCGGACTGTCGACCCTCCAGAAGAATGAGAAAAGTCTGCTGGCTGCT ATGTTTGAGCGTGAGACGAAGCGAGAGAAGATCCTGGAGGCTCGACAGAGAGAGATTCGTCTGAAGGAGAGGAGTCGAtcggagcagagcagagaggaggagggaggtcgAGAGGAAGGGGAAGAGAGTCCAGATCAGCTGATCGTCAGAGCTGAGAACGACTTCTACAGCGTGGTGGAGACggagctgaggaagaggagggagagggaggacgAGGCAAACCGG gagaAAGGTGtctgtgaagaaaaagaagtgaagaaCGAAGTGGAAGCTTCAGAAACAtcacagtga
- the LOC130184376 gene encoding transcriptional repressor CTCF-like, with protein MSRVQKLRVFVSQRLNLAVEEILAAFEKTIVKYEQEAALCQEVISRQHALLCALHKPLMAVPSADAFTQQLMGSKEEVHPEQQDQDQADLWPSHVKEQEEEQLQDLDAAEIIEFTYNSSRVVRPGEEVDLSDAGTAQVEPGSADPDQDVQLVLSSETEDSDDYSNECADPRPALNRLKPKTSRRPAGLLSCRVCSRTFKVRRCLFRHVKTHLQEAEQVCGLCGEQFETPDSLRLHIQTHWSTRRRRDPENQTKTQGRERRFHRRSNHDSNTNVHEDQKPNRCNDCGRSFLQVWRKRKHRCCPRGKNQDPVGLEGTKRKRKKKT; from the exons ATGTCCCGGGTTCAGAAGCTCCGAGTCTTCGTCAGTCAACGGTTGAACCTGGCGGTCGAAGAGATTTTGGCGGCTTTTGAAAAAACGATCGTTAAATACGAACAGGAAGCGGCCCTGTGTCAGGAGGTGATCTCTCGCCAGCACGCGCTGCTCTGCGCGCTCCACAAACCTCTCATGGCGGTCCCTTCGGCAG ATGCCTTCACTCAGCAGCTGATGGGAAGTAAAGAAGAGGTTCACCCTGAGcagcaggaccaggaccaggcaGACCTGTGGCCCTCACATGTCAAAgaacaggaggaagagcagcttCAAGACCTGGATGCGGCTGAAATCATCGAGTTCACCTACAATTCCAGTCGTGTAGTGAGGCCAGGTGAGGAAGTGGACCTGTCAGATGCCGGGACTGCTCAGGTAGAACCAGGATCAGCAGATCCAGATCAGGATGTCCAGCTGGTGTTGTCTTCAGAGACTGAAGACAGTGATGACTACAGCAATGAATGTGCTGACCCCAGGCCTGCTTTAAACAGACTCAAACCAAAGACGAGTCGTAGACCAGCAGGACTCCTCAGCTGCAGGGTCTGCAGCCGGACTTTTAAAGTTCGCAGGTGTTTATTCAGACATGTCAAAACTCACCTGCAGGAGGCGGAGCAGGTCTGTGGTTTGTGTGGTGAACAATTTGAGACCCCCGACAGTCTCAGGCTTCACATCCAGACTCATTGGAgcaccaggaggaggagggatccAGAGAACCAGACCAAGACACAGGGCAGGGAGAGGCGCTTTCATCGTCGCTCAAACCACGACAGTAACACCAACGTCCACGAGGACCAGAAACCAAACAGGTGTAATGACTGTGGGAGGAGTTTTCTTCAGgtgtggaggaagagaaaacacaggtgcTGCCCCCGGGGAAAAAACCAGGACCCAGTGGGTCTGGAGGGAaccaagaggaagaggaaaaagaagacatAA